In Thauera aromatica K172, one DNA window encodes the following:
- a CDS encoding DUF6394 family protein, translating to MNLEKVIFGFFIVLAATLNFGFFVGDIDNPAHHDIYELFAALVVSLIATVLKLGDRTQISAVHLSTSLAADLQLLAAAMVWGYAAHVSAAGLTPEMTSRVVSLSGGALFANMVSVIILIAETIMQRR from the coding sequence ATGAACCTCGAAAAAGTCATCTTCGGTTTCTTCATCGTCCTCGCCGCGACGCTGAACTTCGGCTTCTTCGTCGGCGACATCGACAACCCCGCGCACCACGACATCTACGAACTGTTCGCCGCCCTCGTCGTCAGCCTGATCGCCACCGTGCTCAAACTGGGCGACCGCACCCAGATCAGTGCCGTGCATCTATCGACCAGCCTCGCCGCCGACCTGCAGTTGCTCGCGGCGGCGATGGTCTGGGGCTACGCCGCCCACGTTTCGGCCGCCGGTCTCACCCCCGAGATGACCTCCCGCGTGGTCTCGCTGTCGGGCGGCGCGCTGTTCGCCAACATGGTCTCGGTCATCATCCTGATCGCCGAGACCATCATGCAGCGGCGCTGA
- a CDS encoding DUF502 domain-containing protein — protein MDAHAHERIRHTPRYLLIGLLTAAPLWVTWLVFDFIFTQLSKLGTPWVSTLSRALRGNYPGIADFILLPQFQSVLGVIFTLVVFYLLGWLASLVIGQRIIHWLERLVESIPVVAAIYGGTKRFLAAVKEKPAGVQRVVLINFPSSEMKAVGFVTRVIRDEASGEELAAVYVPTSPNPTSGYIEIVPVSQVVSTDWTMDEAMSFVMTGGAASPERIRFRNPAAPR, from the coding sequence ATGGACGCGCACGCGCATGAACGCATCCGCCACACCCCGCGCTATCTGCTGATCGGCCTGCTGACGGCGGCGCCGCTGTGGGTGACCTGGCTGGTGTTCGATTTCATCTTCACCCAGCTGTCGAAGCTCGGCACGCCCTGGGTGAGCACCCTCTCACGCGCGCTGCGGGGCAATTACCCGGGCATCGCCGACTTCATCCTCCTGCCCCAGTTCCAGTCGGTGCTCGGGGTGATCTTCACCCTGGTCGTGTTCTACCTGCTGGGCTGGCTCGCCTCGCTGGTGATCGGCCAGCGCATCATCCACTGGCTCGAGCGCCTGGTCGAGAGCATCCCGGTGGTGGCGGCGATCTACGGCGGGACCAAGCGCTTTCTCGCCGCAGTCAAGGAAAAACCGGCGGGCGTGCAGCGGGTGGTGCTGATCAACTTCCCGTCTTCCGAGATGAAGGCGGTGGGCTTCGTCACCCGGGTGATCCGCGACGAAGCGAGCGGGGAGGAGCTGGCTGCGGTCTACGTGCCGACTTCGCCCAACCCCACTTCGGGCTACATCGAGATCGTGCCGGTGTCGCAGGTGGTGTCGACCGACTGGACGATGGACGAGGCGATGAGCTTCGTCATGACCGGCGGCGCGGCCTCGCCCGAGCGGATCCGCTTCCGCAACCCCGCCGCGCCGCGCTGA